Proteins from a genomic interval of Rhodothermales bacterium:
- a CDS encoding glycosyltransferase: MATLYAIALAVVTLYGLNHFWLSWRWAKTRALVPGPVPDPAATLAGDGPVPMVTVQIPLYNESLVADRVIAACARLDWPRDRLEIQVLDDSTDETTGVVARAVRFWRAQGMQMVHLHRTHRNGFKAGALAAGLRSARGGFIAMFDADFVPPRDFLRRMMPRFSDPQVGFVQARWAHLNDSNSLLTRMQSVGLDAHFALEQEARARSGYPAGFNGTAGIWRLACIEDAGGWSADTLTEDLDLSYRAQLRGWRMAFLPELAVPAELPVEMGGFRAQQHRWTKGAMQTAMKLVRRVRKGGSGVGFRTQGTLHLTATLGFPFMLVVALLHAPVSLRKAAGAGPSEAFFALLTLGIAGFAGFFLAHLLAQRSLYGDWARRLVRFPLFLAASIGMSLSNTIAVAEALLGRRSPFVRTPKFNSLDNASSPWWRSAYAVARLGPVSFAEVMLAVYLTVGLFLLVWVGAWASVPFQLLFVAGTWMVVGLTLRDAGLVGKFLRA; this comes from the coding sequence GTGGCCACGCTCTACGCCATCGCACTGGCCGTGGTCACCCTCTACGGCCTAAATCACTTCTGGCTGTCATGGCGGTGGGCTAAAACCCGCGCGCTTGTCCCGGGGCCCGTGCCGGATCCGGCGGCGACCCTTGCGGGCGATGGGCCCGTGCCCATGGTCACCGTGCAGATACCCTTGTACAACGAATCGCTGGTTGCCGATAGGGTCATTGCCGCGTGTGCACGTCTGGACTGGCCGCGGGATCGTCTCGAGATCCAGGTCCTGGATGACTCCACGGACGAGACGACGGGCGTCGTGGCTCGGGCGGTTCGCTTCTGGCGTGCCCAGGGCATGCAAATGGTGCATCTGCACCGCACGCATCGGAATGGCTTCAAGGCCGGTGCCCTGGCCGCAGGGCTGCGCTCGGCCCGCGGCGGCTTCATCGCAATGTTCGACGCCGACTTCGTGCCGCCTCGCGATTTTCTGCGGCGCATGATGCCGCGCTTCTCGGACCCCCAGGTGGGCTTTGTGCAGGCCCGATGGGCGCATCTCAACGATTCCAACAGCCTGCTGACGCGCATGCAGAGTGTGGGACTCGATGCGCACTTTGCGCTGGAGCAGGAGGCGCGCGCCCGTTCGGGATATCCGGCCGGATTCAACGGCACGGCCGGAATCTGGCGACTGGCGTGCATCGAGGACGCAGGCGGCTGGAGTGCAGACACGCTTACCGAAGATCTGGATTTGAGCTACCGAGCTCAGCTTCGAGGCTGGCGCATGGCCTTCCTGCCGGAGCTTGCGGTGCCTGCAGAGTTGCCGGTCGAGATGGGTGGCTTTCGGGCGCAGCAGCATCGCTGGACCAAGGGCGCGATGCAGACAGCAATGAAGCTGGTGCGCCGAGTCCGCAAGGGCGGCTCCGGGGTAGGTTTCCGCACCCAGGGCACCCTGCATCTGACCGCTACGCTGGGTTTCCCGTTTATGCTGGTGGTCGCGCTGCTGCATGCGCCGGTTTCGCTGCGCAAGGCGGCGGGTGCCGGTCCAAGCGAGGCGTTCTTTGCGCTCCTGACACTTGGAATCGCAGGTTTCGCCGGCTTCTTCCTGGCCCATCTCCTCGCCCAGCGCTCGTTGTATGGAGACTGGGCGCGCCGGCTGGTTCGTTTCCCCCTGTTCCTTGCGGCTTCCATTGGCATGTCGCTCTCCAACACCATCGCGGTGGCGGAGGCGCTCCTTGGTCGCAGGTCACCTTTCGTGCGCACACCCAAGTTCAACAGCCTCGACAACGCATCAAGCCCCTGGTGGCGATCGGCGTACGCCGTTGCCCGTCTGGGTCCTGTGAGCTTCGCCGAAGTCATGCTCGCGGTCTACCTGACCGTTGGTCTGTTCCTACTGGTCTGGGTGGGCGCCTGGGCTTCGGTGCCCTTCCAGCTGTTGTTCGTCGCGGGCACGTGGATGGTCGTGGGCCTGACACTGCGCGACGCCGGTCTCGTGGGGAAATTCCTGCGCGCCTGA
- a CDS encoding anhydro-N-acetylmuramic acid kinase yields the protein MSGTSLDGIDVAVMRLEGHGRELRWELLQTASHAFEPALRDELLAAAEDAQYPVDSFCRLGPRLARAYAEALADTEAELIGCHGQTLRHQPDPAQFAGAQVSATLQVVDGAALSVHAGVPVVTGFREGDVALGGQGAPLVPYVDWILFGHDTEQRVALNLGGIANVTWLPAGGAATDILAFDTGPANMLIDAVAQEALGVPFDDAGAAASRGRVLPEALERALGHPFFARRPPKSAGRQSGDAGFGRGFADRFVQACGDATPEDMLATAVEVTVVSLSRAMRSFLPSEPHRIIASGGGTRNAFLMARLADRLPGVTTSHEFGVDAHFKEAMAFAILAHEAVGGVATGLPSVTGASRAAVLGSISWP from the coding sequence ATGTCAGGCACCTCGCTGGACGGAATCGACGTAGCAGTGATGCGGCTGGAGGGCCACGGCCGGGAGTTACGCTGGGAGCTGCTTCAGACCGCATCGCACGCATTTGAACCTGCCTTGCGGGATGAACTGCTGGCTGCCGCCGAAGACGCGCAGTACCCTGTGGACAGCTTCTGCAGGCTGGGGCCCCGGTTGGCCAGGGCGTACGCCGAGGCGCTTGCCGACACGGAGGCGGAGCTGATCGGGTGCCACGGCCAGACCCTGCGTCACCAGCCGGATCCCGCGCAGTTTGCCGGTGCTCAGGTAAGCGCCACGCTACAGGTCGTGGACGGTGCCGCGCTTTCTGTGCACGCCGGCGTGCCGGTAGTCACCGGATTTCGGGAGGGCGATGTGGCGCTGGGCGGGCAGGGCGCTCCGCTGGTACCCTACGTGGACTGGATTCTTTTCGGGCACGACACGGAGCAGCGGGTCGCCCTGAACCTGGGTGGTATCGCGAACGTCACCTGGTTGCCGGCCGGCGGTGCTGCGACGGACATTCTCGCCTTCGACACGGGTCCGGCAAACATGTTGATCGATGCGGTCGCGCAAGAGGCACTCGGCGTGCCGTTTGACGATGCGGGGGCCGCCGCCTCTCGGGGTCGTGTATTGCCGGAAGCTCTCGAACGGGCCCTGGGTCATCCTTTCTTTGCGCGACGGCCGCCCAAGTCCGCCGGGCGTCAGTCGGGCGATGCGGGGTTCGGACGAGGGTTCGCGGACAGATTTGTTCAGGCATGTGGTGATGCTACGCCGGAGGACATGCTGGCAACGGCCGTGGAGGTGACCGTGGTCTCCCTGTCTCGCGCCATGCGCAGTTTTCTTCCCAGCGAGCCGCATCGCATCATTGCCTCGGGCGGCGGGACGCGCAACGCGTTTCTGATGGCGCGGCTCGCCGACCGATTGCCAGGCGTTACTACATCGCACGAATTCGGCGTGGATGCGCACTTCAAGGAGGCCATGGCCTTCGCCATTCTGGCACACGAGGCCGTGGGAGGCGTTGCCACGGGCCTGCCGAGCGTCACGGGAGCGTCCCGTGCAGCGGTGCTCGGCTCTATTTCCTGGCCTTGA
- the thiL gene encoding thiamine-phosphate kinase has product MSDQFTPVAHVGEFGLIYRMGQQLGLPTSPDLITGIGDDAAVYRVSDQMSHVVTTDALVEGVHFDRGFAPLSHLGRKAIAVNVSDVVAMNARPRFATVAIGMPRNLSVEMVETLYAGMAAACEEYGLEIIGGDTTAAPQLTLSITVIGEARTEDVIFRRGANPGDLLCVSGDVGAAFAGLQVLLDQRREMKELGSQFEPNIEAWRYVIARQLTPRARMDAQQALRSAGIRPRALIDVSDGVASEVHHLCAASQCGAIVDATALPVHPETRTAAAERMADLDTFALFGGEDYELLFAIEPEHFDRLDQELFSVIGEFVPLEEGVSVRGEDGHAIPLNASGYDHFEPGGDGAAG; this is encoded by the coding sequence ATGTCTGATCAGTTCACGCCGGTTGCCCACGTGGGCGAGTTCGGTCTCATCTATCGCATGGGGCAGCAGTTGGGTCTGCCCACCTCCCCGGACCTGATTACGGGCATCGGGGACGATGCCGCCGTGTATCGAGTCTCCGACCAGATGAGCCATGTCGTCACGACGGATGCCCTGGTGGAGGGGGTGCACTTTGACCGCGGTTTTGCTCCGCTCAGTCACCTGGGTCGCAAGGCGATCGCGGTGAACGTGTCGGACGTGGTGGCGATGAATGCCCGCCCGCGGTTTGCGACGGTAGCCATTGGCATGCCGCGAAACCTCTCGGTCGAGATGGTCGAGACGCTCTACGCCGGCATGGCCGCCGCCTGCGAGGAGTACGGTCTGGAGATCATCGGCGGGGACACGACCGCAGCCCCGCAGCTAACGCTTTCGATCACGGTGATCGGAGAAGCCCGCACCGAGGACGTGATCTTCCGCCGCGGCGCAAATCCCGGAGATCTGCTCTGTGTCTCGGGCGATGTGGGGGCTGCCTTTGCGGGCCTTCAGGTGTTGCTCGACCAGCGACGGGAAATGAAGGAACTGGGCTCGCAGTTTGAGCCGAACATCGAGGCCTGGCGCTACGTCATCGCCCGACAGCTCACGCCGAGGGCCCGCATGGACGCCCAGCAGGCGCTGCGCTCGGCTGGAATCCGGCCTCGCGCGCTGATCGACGTGTCGGACGGTGTGGCGAGCGAGGTGCACCACCTGTGCGCGGCCAGTCAGTGCGGGGCCATTGTGGATGCGACGGCGCTGCCGGTGCACCCGGAGACCCGGACTGCGGCAGCAGAGCGCATGGCGGATCTGGACACCTTTGCCCTGTTCGGCGGCGAGGACTACGAACTGCTGTTCGCCATTGAACCGGAGCACTTCGATCGCCTGGATCAGGAGCTATTCTCTGTGATCGGGGAGTTCGTGCCCCTTGAGGAAGGGGTCTCAGTCCGGGGAGAGGACGGGCATGCCATTCCGCTCAATGCGAGCGGGTATGATCATTTTGAGCCCGGCGGAGACGGCGCCGCGGGCTGA